In Thermodesulfobacteriota bacterium, the DNA window GGCACTCCCCTGAAGGGGTTTTCGATGAGCGGGGAGGACGATAGCATTCCTGCCTAATCCCGTCAAGAAAGCGGGCTCTGGAAAATCCCTTCCCAGAGATCCAAGGTGCCGGGGATACCCGGGCTAGGGGCGCCGGCTACTTTCCTTCCGGCGCGCGCACCCGCAGGTGCAGGTCCCGCAGCTGTGCGAGGTCTACGGGGGCGGGGGCCTCGGTGAGCAGGCACGCGCCCTTCTGGGTCTTGGGGAAGGCGATGACGTCGCGGATGCTCGGCGCCCCGCACAGGAACATGAGGAGGCGGTCCAGGCCGAAGGCGATGCCCCCGTGGGGCGGTGCGCCGTAGGCCAGGGCGTCGAGGAGGAACCCGAACTTCGCCCGGGCTTCCTCGGGGCCGATGGCCAGCGCCCGAAAGACCTTCTCCTGCACGTCTTCCGCATGGATGCGGATGGAGCCGCCCCCCACCTCGGTGCCGTTGAGGACCAGGTCGTAGGCCTGGGCCTTCACGGCCAGGGGCTCGGCGTCGAGCTTTGCCTCGTCCTCGGGCCGGGGGCTCGTGAAGGGGTGGTGCAGGGCCACGTGGCGCTTTGCCTCCGCGTCCCATTCCAGGAGCGGAAAGTCGGTGACCCAACAAAACGCCCACTGCCCCTCGGGGATCAGCCCCAGCCGGGCGGCCAGGTGGGTGCGCAGGCGCGCCAGGGAGAGGTTCACCACCCGGGGCTCGTCGGCGACGAAGAAGAGGATGTCGCCCGGGGCGGGCTCCAGCGCCTGCCGGATGCCGGCGCGGGCGTCTTCGCCCAGGAACTTGGCGATGGGCGACTGCCACTCCCCGTCGGGCTGGATGCGGATCCACGCCAAGCCCCGGGCTCCGAAGGGGGCCACGAAGGCGGTGAGGTCGTCGATCTCCTTGCGGGAGAACCTCTCCCCCGCGCCCTTGGCGTTGAGCCCCTTCACGAGCCCTCCGCTGGCGACGGCCCGGGAGAAGACCTGGAACCCCGAAGCCCCGGCCGGGCCGCTCACGTCGGCGAGCTCCAGGCCGAACCGGATGTCGGGGGCGTCGGTGCCGTAGCGGCCCACGGCGTCGTCATAGGGCAGGCGCGGGAAGGGCAGCGCCGGCTCCACCCCCAGGACCTCCTTCCAGATGGCGGACACCATCTGCTCCATCAGGCCCATCAGGTCGTCGGGGGTGACGAAGCTCATCTCCACGTCGATCTGGGTGAACTCGGGCTGGCGGTCGGCCCGCAGATCCTCGTCCCGGAAGCACTTGACCACCTGGTAGTAGCGGTCGAGCCCCGAGACCATGAGGAGCTGCTTGAAGAGCTGGGGCGACTGGGGAAGGGCGTAGAACTGACCCGGCGACAGGCGGCTCGGCACCAGGAAGTCGCGGGCGCCCTCCGGCGTGCTCCGGGTGAGCATGGGGGTCTCCACGTCCACGAACCCGTGGTCGTCGAGGAACCGCCGGGCAGCCATCACCGCCCGGTGGCGCAGGCGCAGGTTGCGCTGGAGCGCGGGACGGCGAAGATCCAGGAAGCGGTACTTGAGACGCAGGTCCTCTCCCGCGTCG includes these proteins:
- the aspS gene encoding aspartate--tRNA ligase — protein: MIQTLGDWKRTHTLGELRSEHRDRDVTLMGWVHRRRDHGGLIFLDLRDRDGLTQVVFYPELCPEAHALAHDLRGEYVVAVRGRVAPRPEGTENPALPTGAIEVQARELRILNRSKPPVFPVEDATDAGEDLRLKYRFLDLRRPALQRNLRLRHRAVMAARRFLDDHGFVDVETPMLTRSTPEGARDFLVPSRLSPGQFYALPQSPQLFKQLLMVSGLDRYYQVVKCFRDEDLRADRQPEFTQIDVEMSFVTPDDLMGLMEQMVSAIWKEVLGVEPALPFPRLPYDDAVGRYGTDAPDIRFGLELADVSGPAGASGFQVFSRAVASGGLVKGLNAKGAGERFSRKEIDDLTAFVAPFGARGLAWIRIQPDGEWQSPIAKFLGEDARAGIRQALEPAPGDILFFVADEPRVVNLSLARLRTHLAARLGLIPEGQWAFCWVTDFPLLEWDAEAKRHVALHHPFTSPRPEDEAKLDAEPLAVKAQAYDLVLNGTEVGGGSIRIHAEDVQEKVFRALAIGPEEARAKFGFLLDALAYGAPPHGGIAFGLDRLLMFLCGAPSIRDVIAFPKTQKGACLLTEAPAPVDLAQLRDLHLRVRAPEGK